One window of Inquilinus sp. Marseille-Q2685 genomic DNA carries:
- a CDS encoding LysR substrate-binding domain-containing protein: MFDLNQLRCFVAVAEELHFGRAAARLNMTQPPLSRQVQILERILDVALFERTSRSVRLTPAGQSFLAEARRILKQAEGAALLARRVAAGQAGAIGIGFTATSAYSFLPDLVSACRRQLPDVTLVLREMVSGDQVESLASGQIDAGLLRPPVVQAGTANFRVAEERLMAAVPADHPLAAAPSLSLRDFAAAPFIMYAPHEARYFHDLVIELFARSGLLPDYVQHLSQIHSILALVRSGLGLSIVPEAALQLQIRGVALRPLDLAAPRSAELYIAWRQDNDNPLLPLVLDIARDVAEQHRLNDAQSASIDPAIGLEWN, from the coding sequence ATGTTCGACCTGAACCAGCTGCGCTGCTTCGTCGCCGTCGCCGAGGAGCTGCATTTCGGCCGCGCCGCCGCCCGGCTGAACATGACCCAGCCGCCCCTGAGCCGGCAGGTGCAGATCCTCGAGCGCATCCTCGACGTCGCGCTGTTCGAGCGCACCAGCCGGTCGGTCCGGCTGACCCCGGCCGGGCAGAGCTTCCTGGCCGAGGCGCGGCGGATCCTGAAGCAGGCGGAGGGCGCGGCCCTGCTGGCCCGCCGCGTCGCCGCCGGCCAGGCCGGGGCGATCGGCATCGGCTTCACCGCCACCTCGGCCTACAGCTTCCTGCCCGACCTGGTCTCCGCCTGCCGCCGGCAGCTGCCCGATGTCACCCTGGTGCTGCGCGAGATGGTGTCGGGCGACCAGGTCGAATCCCTCGCCTCCGGCCAGATCGACGCCGGGCTGCTGCGGCCGCCGGTGGTGCAGGCCGGCACCGCCAATTTCCGCGTCGCCGAGGAGCGGCTGATGGCGGCGGTGCCGGCGGACCACCCATTGGCCGCCGCCCCCAGCCTGTCGCTGCGCGACTTCGCGGCGGCGCCCTTCATCATGTACGCGCCGCACGAGGCGCGGTACTTCCACGACCTGGTGATCGAGCTGTTCGCCCGCTCCGGCCTGCTGCCGGACTATGTCCAGCATCTCAGCCAGATCCATTCGATCCTGGCCCTGGTGCGCTCCGGCCTCGGCCTCTCGATCGTGCCCGAAGCGGCGCTGCAACTGCAGATCCGCGGCGTGGCGCTGCGGCCGCTCGACCTGGCGGCGCCGCGCTCGGCCGAGCTCTACATCGCCTGGCGGCAGGACAACGACAACCCGCTGCTGCCGCTGGTGCTCGACATCGCCCGCGACGTGGCGGAGCAGCATCGGCTGAACGATGCACAGAGCGCATCGATCGATCCAGCAATCGGGTTGGAGTGGAATTGA
- a CDS encoding FadR/GntR family transcriptional regulator: MPLQAVVNRKLYIQIAEQITALIESGEFKPGRQLPSERDLAQELGVSRPTVREALIALEVAGLVEVKVGVGAFVRTAARPGSPLPEADHSALEIMQARALVEPELAALAARHITAEGRSELAGIVAAMRGQTARRGWAPDSDRALHLLIAEHCGNQALKEIALTLWRGREEGLSAAFHQHLSRQPALLDRIMADHDGIASAISAGDPDRARAAMAAHLDYVQKEMLAVWD; this comes from the coding sequence ATGCCCCTTCAAGCGGTCGTCAATCGCAAACTCTACATCCAGATCGCCGAGCAGATCACGGCGCTGATCGAGTCGGGCGAGTTCAAGCCGGGGCGGCAGCTGCCCTCCGAGCGCGATCTGGCGCAGGAGCTGGGCGTCAGCCGCCCGACCGTGCGCGAGGCGCTGATCGCGCTGGAGGTGGCGGGGCTGGTCGAGGTCAAGGTCGGGGTCGGCGCCTTCGTCCGCACTGCAGCCCGGCCCGGCAGCCCCCTTCCCGAGGCCGACCATTCGGCACTGGAGATCATGCAGGCCCGGGCGCTGGTGGAGCCGGAACTGGCGGCTCTGGCCGCCCGGCACATCACCGCCGAGGGCCGGTCCGAGCTGGCCGGCATCGTTGCCGCCATGCGCGGCCAGACGGCGCGGCGGGGATGGGCGCCGGACTCGGACCGGGCCCTGCACCTGCTGATCGCCGAGCATTGCGGCAACCAGGCGCTGAAGGAGATCGCCCTGACCCTGTGGCGCGGCCGCGAGGAGGGGCTGAGCGCCGCCTTCCACCAGCATTTGTCGCGCCAGCCGGCCCTCTTGGACCGGATCATGGCCGACCATGACGGCATCGCAAGCGCCATCAGCGCCGGCGACCCCGACCGCGCCCGGGCGGCCATGGCCGCGCATCTGGACTATGTGCAGAAGGAGATGCTGGCGGTCTGGGACTGA
- a CDS encoding carbohydrate ABC transporter permease: MTTRRKDTGPVTAGTLVSQGAMALVALAFLFPFFWMLTNAIRPNGEVLALPPRLLPSDWQWGNFLDAWVYLPFGRFFLNSALVSAAVTVIVLTVSSLAAYAFARLRFVGRDTLFLTYLSTLMIPQAVLVIPLFLLISRLDWVNTFQALILPVAFGSFGTFMLRQFFKTIPRELEEAALCDGASRLRILVSIILPMSLPVLGLLALFTFTAQWNSFLWPLIIVNGTDHATIPLGLTMFQTQQGAQWNYLMAGAAISMIPGLCLTILLQRYIFSGIAMNSGFGGR, encoded by the coding sequence ATGACGACTAGGCGGAAGGACACCGGCCCTGTCACCGCCGGCACGCTGGTCTCGCAGGGGGCCATGGCGCTGGTGGCCCTGGCCTTCTTGTTCCCGTTCTTCTGGATGCTGACCAACGCCATCCGGCCGAACGGCGAGGTGCTGGCCCTGCCGCCGCGCCTGCTGCCCAGCGACTGGCAGTGGGGCAACTTCCTCGACGCCTGGGTCTATCTGCCCTTCGGCCGCTTCTTCCTGAACAGCGCGCTGGTTTCCGCCGCCGTCACCGTGATCGTGCTGACCGTCTCCAGCCTCGCCGCCTATGCCTTCGCCCGGCTGCGCTTCGTCGGCCGCGACACGCTGTTCCTGACCTATCTGTCGACGCTGATGATCCCGCAGGCGGTGCTGGTGATCCCGCTGTTCCTCCTCATCAGCAGGCTCGACTGGGTGAACACCTTCCAGGCGCTGATCCTGCCGGTGGCCTTCGGGTCCTTCGGCACCTTCATGCTGCGCCAGTTCTTCAAGACCATCCCGCGCGAGCTGGAGGAGGCGGCGCTGTGCGACGGCGCCTCGCGCCTGCGCATCCTGGTCAGCATCATCCTGCCGATGTCGCTGCCGGTGCTCGGCCTCTTGGCGCTGTTCACCTTCACCGCGCAGTGGAACAGCTTCCTGTGGCCGCTGATCATCGTCAACGGCACCGACCACGCCACCATCCCGCTGGGCCTGACCATGTTCCAGACCCAGCAGGGCGCGCAATGGAACTACCTGATGGCCGGCGCCGCGATCTCGATGATCCCGGGCTTGTGCCTGACCATCCTGCTGCAGCGCTACATCTTCAGCGGCATCGCCATGAATTCCGGGTTCGGCGGGCGGTGA
- the kdgD gene encoding 5-dehydro-4-deoxyglucarate dehydratase — protein sequence MARMTPNEMAQRLGSGLLSFPVTPFDRDNAFDAERYRSNLDWLCGYDVAGLFAAGGTGEFFSLAPSEVETVVRTAVEETRGRVPVIAGAGYGTEIARQMAAAAEKASADGILLLPPYLVHSEQEGLAAHVEAVCASTRLGVIVYNRDNAIVTEDTLARLCERCPNLVGYKDGIGDIELMTRVHLRMGDRLTYIGGLPTAETYALPYLEMGVTTYSSAVFNFVPEFATKFYAAVRRRDRETVQAGLRDFTLPLIAIRNRRKGYAVSIIKAGMRGIGRDSGPGRAPLHDLTEAGIEQLAALVQGLARSSFAAAA from the coding sequence ATGGCCAGGATGACCCCGAACGAGATGGCGCAGCGGCTCGGCTCCGGCCTGCTGTCCTTCCCCGTGACCCCCTTCGACCGCGACAACGCCTTCGATGCGGAGCGCTACCGCTCCAACCTCGACTGGCTGTGCGGCTACGACGTCGCCGGGCTGTTCGCCGCCGGCGGCACCGGGGAGTTCTTCTCGCTGGCCCCGTCCGAGGTCGAGACCGTGGTCAGGACGGCGGTCGAGGAGACCCGCGGCCGGGTGCCGGTGATCGCCGGCGCCGGCTACGGCACCGAGATCGCGAGGCAGATGGCGGCTGCGGCGGAGAAGGCCAGCGCCGACGGCATCCTGCTGCTGCCGCCCTATCTGGTGCATTCCGAGCAGGAGGGGCTGGCGGCCCATGTCGAGGCGGTCTGCGCGTCGACCAGGCTGGGCGTCATCGTCTACAACCGCGACAACGCGATCGTGACCGAGGACACCCTGGCCCGGCTGTGCGAGCGCTGCCCGAACCTGGTCGGCTACAAGGACGGCATCGGCGACATCGAGCTGATGACGCGGGTCCATCTGCGCATGGGCGACCGGCTGACCTATATCGGCGGGCTGCCGACGGCCGAGACCTACGCCCTGCCCTATCTGGAGATGGGCGTGACCACCTATTCCTCGGCCGTGTTCAACTTCGTGCCGGAGTTCGCGACCAAGTTCTACGCCGCGGTGCGCCGCCGCGACCGCGAGACGGTCCAGGCGGGGCTGCGCGACTTCACCCTGCCGCTGATCGCGATCCGCAACCGCCGCAAGGGCTATGCGGTCTCGATCATCAAGGCCGGGATGCGGGGGATCGGCCGGGACTCGGGCCCGGGGCGGGCGCCGCTGCACGACCTGACCGAGGCGGGGATCGAGCAGCTGGCGGCCCTGGTTCAGGGCCTGGCGCGGAGCAGCTTCGCCGCCGCGGCGTAA
- a CDS encoding alpha-L-fucosidase, with protein MTAATFLPEEKKAWFVHDRFGMFIHWGLYALPARHEWVKSREEIGDEAYRAYFEHFDPDLYDPRDWAARAKKAGMKYVVLTAKHHEGFCLWDSKVTDYKATNTPYGRDLIKPFVEAFRAEGLKVGFYYSLIDWHHPDFTIDVHHPQRNHPEVAALNQGRDMRRYAAYMRDQVRELLTGYGKIDVLWFDFSYPDRPYKDLPGKGHKDWESERLLALVRELQPDALVNNRLDLLEVLGVPPDITTPEQFLPRQAPRVLDQAVTWESCHTFSGSWGYHRDETSWKSPEQLIQLLVDNVAMGGNLLMNVGPTGRGTFDDRAKAALEVYGSWLALHGRSIYGCGPAGEGISVPRDCRLTRNGSRLYVHLFAWPFRHLHLDGLGGKVAYAQLLHDASEVKRLEPRDPALGGNTHVPLTAGTLTLELPVRRPDVTVPVVELFLKDG; from the coding sequence ATGACCGCCGCCACCTTTCTGCCGGAGGAGAAGAAGGCCTGGTTCGTGCACGACCGCTTCGGCATGTTCATCCATTGGGGCCTCTACGCCCTGCCGGCCCGGCATGAATGGGTGAAGAGCCGGGAGGAGATCGGCGACGAGGCCTACCGCGCCTATTTCGAGCATTTCGACCCCGACCTCTACGACCCGCGCGACTGGGCGGCCCGGGCGAAGAAGGCCGGGATGAAATACGTGGTGCTGACCGCCAAGCACCATGAGGGCTTCTGCCTGTGGGACAGCAAGGTCACCGACTACAAGGCGACCAACACCCCTTACGGCCGCGATCTGATCAAGCCCTTCGTCGAAGCGTTCCGGGCCGAAGGATTGAAGGTCGGCTTCTACTACTCGCTGATCGACTGGCACCACCCGGACTTCACCATCGACGTCCACCACCCGCAGCGCAACCACCCGGAGGTCGCGGCGCTGAACCAGGGCCGGGACATGCGCCGCTACGCCGCCTATATGCGCGACCAGGTGCGCGAGCTGCTGACCGGCTACGGCAAGATCGACGTGCTGTGGTTCGACTTCTCCTACCCGGACCGGCCCTATAAGGACCTACCGGGCAAGGGCCACAAGGATTGGGAGAGCGAGCGGCTGCTGGCGCTGGTGCGCGAGCTGCAGCCGGACGCGCTGGTCAACAACCGGCTCGACCTGCTCGAGGTGCTGGGCGTGCCGCCGGACATCACCACGCCGGAGCAGTTCCTGCCGCGTCAGGCGCCGCGGGTGCTGGACCAGGCGGTGACCTGGGAATCCTGCCACACCTTCAGCGGCTCCTGGGGCTATCACCGCGACGAGACCAGCTGGAAGAGCCCGGAGCAGCTGATCCAGTTGCTGGTCGACAACGTCGCCATGGGCGGCAATCTGCTGATGAATGTCGGCCCGACCGGCCGCGGCACCTTTGACGACCGCGCCAAGGCGGCGCTCGAGGTCTATGGAAGCTGGCTGGCGCTGCACGGCCGCAGCATCTATGGCTGCGGCCCGGCAGGGGAGGGTATTTCCGTGCCACGCGACTGCCGGCTGACCCGCAACGGCAGCCGGCTCTACGTCCATCTCTTCGCCTGGCCGTTCCGGCACCTGCATCTCGACGGGCTCGGCGGCAAGGTCGCCTACGCCCAGCTGCTGCACGACGCCAGCGAGGTGAAGCGGCTGGAACCGAGGGATCCGGCGCTCGGCGGCAACACCCATGTGCCGCTGACCGCCGGCACGCTGACGCTGGAGCTGCCGGTGCGCCGGCCCGACGTGACCGTGCCGGTGGTGGAGCTGTTCCTGAAAGACGGCTGA
- a CDS encoding MFS transporter — MAVTAAVDRVARSRVRYQILLMLFVVTVLNYADRAIISVAGAPLSKEFGIDPVAMGYIFSAFSWSYVAAQIPGGWLLDRFETKRVYAIGILFWSVFTFLQGWAGFFGGGAAVVLLFVFRLLVGVAEAPSFPGNARIVAAWFPGAERGTASAIFNSAQYFAPVIFAPLTSWIVQEYGWRWAFFVMGLLGIVIVFLWNRTIHGPKEHPSVNRAELDHIAQGGAVMSISGARTGATAARWSDVRQLLGNRMLLGIYVAQHCINVITYFFLTWFPIYLVKERGMSILQAGFVASLPALCGFVGGVLGGVISDHLYRRTGSLTLARKLPIVGGMLLSMTIIGCNYVDDPALVVGLMALAFFGKGIGALGWAVVSDTSPKEIAGLSGGLFNMFGNTAGITTPIIIGYILHATGSFNGALVFVGLNAFVAMAAYLFVVGEIRRVELKR, encoded by the coding sequence ATGGCCGTCACCGCTGCCGTCGACCGTGTCGCCAGGAGTCGCGTCCGCTATCAGATCCTTCTGATGCTGTTCGTGGTGACGGTGCTGAACTACGCCGACCGCGCCATCATCTCCGTCGCCGGCGCGCCGCTGTCCAAGGAGTTCGGCATCGACCCGGTGGCGATGGGCTACATCTTCTCGGCCTTCAGCTGGTCCTATGTCGCGGCGCAGATCCCGGGCGGCTGGCTGCTCGACCGCTTCGAGACCAAGCGGGTCTATGCGATCGGCATCCTGTTCTGGTCGGTCTTCACCTTCCTGCAGGGCTGGGCCGGCTTCTTCGGCGGCGGGGCCGCGGTGGTGCTGCTGTTCGTCTTCCGCCTCCTGGTCGGCGTGGCCGAGGCGCCGTCCTTCCCCGGCAACGCCCGGATCGTCGCCGCCTGGTTCCCGGGCGCCGAGCGCGGCACGGCCTCGGCGATCTTCAACTCGGCCCAGTATTTCGCACCGGTGATCTTCGCCCCGCTGACCAGCTGGATCGTCCAGGAATACGGCTGGCGCTGGGCCTTCTTCGTGATGGGCCTGCTCGGCATCGTCATTGTCTTCCTGTGGAACCGGACCATCCACGGGCCGAAGGAGCATCCGTCGGTGAACCGGGCGGAGCTCGACCACATCGCGCAGGGCGGCGCCGTGATGTCGATCAGCGGCGCCAGGACCGGCGCCACCGCCGCGCGCTGGAGCGATGTCCGGCAGCTGCTGGGCAACCGCATGCTGCTGGGCATCTATGTGGCGCAGCACTGCATCAACGTGATCACCTACTTCTTCCTGACCTGGTTCCCGATCTACCTGGTCAAGGAACGCGGCATGTCGATCCTGCAGGCCGGCTTCGTCGCCTCCCTGCCCGCCCTGTGCGGCTTCGTCGGCGGCGTGCTGGGCGGCGTCATCTCCGACCATCTGTACCGCCGAACTGGATCGCTGACCCTGGCGCGCAAGCTGCCGATCGTCGGCGGCATGCTGCTATCGATGACGATCATCGGCTGCAACTATGTCGACGACCCGGCGCTGGTGGTCGGGCTGATGGCGCTGGCCTTCTTCGGCAAGGGCATCGGCGCGCTGGGCTGGGCCGTGGTCTCCGACACCTCGCCGAAGGAGATCGCGGGGCTCAGCGGCGGGCTGTTCAACATGTTCGGCAACACCGCCGGCATCACCACGCCGATCATCATCGGCTACATCCTGCACGCCACCGGGTCGTTCAACGGCGCGCTGGTCTTCGTCGGCCTCAACGCCTTCGTCGCCATGGCCGCCTATCTCTTCGTCGTCGGCGAGATCCGGCGGGTCGAGCTGAAGCGGTGA
- a CDS encoding sugar ABC transporter substrate-binding protein has translation MKTLSTILAAATVAASLSAAPARAEPVTLTWQMWAGTDAEIEAWKHVAGLVNAQHPDIKVELQTSPWRDYWTKLPTLAASNTLPDIVSIQSLRLSNFTTLFEPLDEHVKDGFDLGQFDKSILDGLSYGGHLYALPYDFGPLVVYYNRDLFAKYKVEPPKAGWTREDFLSAAKALTRDGNYGFAVTASDWLEFALSDGAKYLTEEGGLNFSDPELQAAFQSYVDLVTKEKVAPVIAASGQPSGDIARGRFLAGTVAMYVTGPWEMINIRKSSNFPVGLAPLPAGKAGSITFSAGSGFGINKAGPHKDLAWKAIQVLTGPEAEQYLASQGRAFPARIAQQGYWYEVAAQDVANARETIDFALKTAQPYRTTANWNTVYELLEQYAPLAYSGSQTGAEVLDTVQGLAAE, from the coding sequence ATGAAGACGCTGAGCACCATCCTGGCCGCGGCGACGGTGGCCGCATCGCTGTCCGCCGCCCCGGCCCGGGCCGAGCCGGTGACCCTGACCTGGCAGATGTGGGCCGGCACCGATGCCGAGATCGAAGCCTGGAAGCATGTCGCCGGGCTGGTCAACGCCCAGCATCCCGACATCAAGGTCGAGCTGCAGACCTCGCCCTGGCGCGACTACTGGACCAAGCTGCCGACGCTGGCGGCCTCGAACACGCTGCCGGACATCGTCAGCATTCAGTCGCTGCGCCTGTCCAACTTCACCACGCTGTTCGAGCCGCTGGACGAGCACGTGAAGGACGGCTTCGACCTCGGCCAGTTCGACAAATCGATCCTTGATGGCCTCAGCTATGGCGGCCATCTCTACGCGCTGCCCTACGATTTCGGGCCGCTGGTCGTCTACTACAACCGCGACCTGTTCGCGAAATACAAGGTCGAGCCGCCCAAGGCCGGCTGGACCCGGGAGGACTTCCTGTCCGCGGCCAAGGCGCTGACCCGGGACGGCAATTACGGTTTCGCCGTCACCGCCAGCGACTGGCTGGAATTCGCGCTGTCGGACGGGGCGAAGTACCTGACCGAGGAGGGCGGGCTGAACTTCAGCGACCCCGAGCTGCAGGCCGCCTTCCAGTCCTATGTCGACCTGGTGACCAAGGAGAAGGTGGCGCCGGTGATCGCCGCCAGCGGCCAGCCCTCCGGCGACATCGCCCGCGGCCGCTTCCTGGCCGGCACCGTCGCCATGTACGTCACCGGCCCGTGGGAGATGATCAACATCCGCAAATCCTCCAACTTCCCGGTCGGGCTGGCGCCGCTGCCCGCCGGCAAGGCCGGCAGCATCACCTTCTCCGCCGGCTCGGGCTTCGGCATCAACAAGGCCGGCCCGCACAAGGACCTGGCGTGGAAGGCGATCCAGGTGCTGACCGGTCCGGAGGCGGAGCAGTACCTGGCATCGCAGGGCCGCGCCTTTCCGGCCCGGATCGCGCAGCAGGGCTACTGGTATGAGGTGGCGGCGCAGGATGTGGCCAACGCGCGCGAGACCATCGACTTCGCGCTGAAGACCGCTCAGCCCTACCGCACCACGGCCAACTGGAACACGGTGTACGAGCTGCTGGAGCAGTATGCGCCGCTGGCCTATAGCGGGTCGCAGACCGGCGCCGAGGTGCTGGACACTGTGCAAGGGCTGGCCGCCGAATGA
- a CDS encoding L-fuconate dehydratase produces MKIDRISVLDIRFPTAKRLDGSDAMNPDPDYSAAYVILSTDSGQEGHGLTFTIGRGNDIVCAAIEALKPAVLGRDLAEFTRDMGATYRHLTGDSQLRWLGPEKGVMQLATAAMLNAIWDLWAKAEGKPLWRLLADMTPEETVRCIDFRYITDALTPAEAVELLRQQEAGKAARIERLLAEGYPAYTTSAGWLGYSDDKIRRLVREALAQGFKAFKIKVGADREADLARAALVRGEIGDDLTFMVDANQVWDVGQAIEWSTALLPFKPLWVEEPTSPDDILGHAAIDRVLRRYGTRVATGEHVHNRVMFKQYLQAAAMGFCQIDAARVGGVNENLAIILMAAKFGVPVCPHAGGVGLCEYVQHLSMWDFVAVSGSKDGRFIEYVDHLHEHFVDPVRIVDGCYAAPAAPGYSIAMKPASLQAHRFPDGSAWRDDQEAAR; encoded by the coding sequence TTGAAAATCGACCGGATCAGCGTTCTCGACATCCGTTTCCCGACCGCGAAAAGGCTGGACGGGTCGGACGCGATGAATCCCGACCCCGACTATTCCGCCGCCTATGTGATCCTCTCGACTGACAGTGGTCAGGAAGGCCACGGCCTGACCTTCACCATCGGCCGCGGCAACGACATCGTCTGCGCCGCGATCGAGGCGCTGAAGCCGGCGGTGCTGGGCCGGGACCTGGCCGAATTCACCCGCGACATGGGCGCGACCTACCGCCACCTCACCGGCGACAGCCAGCTGCGCTGGCTGGGGCCGGAGAAGGGGGTGATGCAGCTGGCCACCGCGGCGATGCTGAACGCGATCTGGGACCTCTGGGCCAAGGCCGAGGGCAAGCCGCTGTGGCGCCTGCTGGCCGACATGACGCCCGAGGAGACGGTGCGCTGCATCGATTTCCGCTACATCACCGACGCGCTGACGCCGGCCGAGGCGGTGGAGTTGCTGCGCCAGCAGGAGGCCGGCAAGGCGGCGCGGATCGAGCGGCTGCTGGCCGAGGGCTATCCCGCCTACACCACCAGCGCCGGCTGGCTCGGCTACAGCGACGACAAGATCCGCCGCCTGGTGCGCGAAGCGCTGGCCCAGGGCTTCAAGGCGTTCAAGATCAAGGTCGGCGCCGACCGCGAGGCCGACCTGGCCCGCGCCGCTTTGGTGCGCGGCGAGATCGGCGACGACCTGACCTTCATGGTCGACGCCAACCAGGTCTGGGATGTCGGCCAGGCGATCGAGTGGTCGACCGCGCTGCTGCCGTTCAAGCCGCTGTGGGTGGAGGAGCCGACCAGCCCCGACGACATCCTCGGCCACGCCGCGATCGACCGGGTGCTGCGGCGCTACGGCACCCGGGTCGCCACCGGCGAGCATGTCCACAACCGGGTGATGTTCAAGCAGTACCTGCAGGCCGCGGCCATGGGCTTCTGCCAGATCGACGCCGCCCGGGTCGGCGGCGTGAACGAGAACCTCGCCATCATCCTGATGGCGGCCAAGTTCGGCGTGCCGGTCTGCCCCCATGCCGGCGGCGTCGGCCTGTGCGAATATGTGCAGCACCTGTCGATGTGGGACTTCGTCGCCGTCAGCGGCAGCAAGGACGGCCGCTTCATCGAATATGTCGACCATCTGCACGAGCATTTCGTCGACCCGGTGCGGATCGTGGACGGCTGCTACGCCGCGCCGGCCGCGCCCGGCTACTCCATCGCCATGAAGCCCGCCTCGCTCCAGGCCCACCGCTTCCCCGACGGCAGCGCCTGGCGCGACGACCAGGAGGCCGCCCGATGA
- a CDS encoding carbohydrate ABC transporter permease: MTVQAQDLGTQAAAVPQAQGARRRHRAFRAEGRAAFWFLLPSLLGFLAFLLFPLVASLALSFTNWQLLNQPKFVGLANYTRLFTVDPSFWRALVNTVFYTTEYLVLNIVLAVGMAVWISSLRWGKRFFRLIFFLPTFTPMIGASLVWVLIFTPGGLMDWLVQSLGLPIPNLLVDPAWAMQAIVIVSLWSGFGYNLLLFGAALESIPQTYLDAAQIDGATAWQRFWRIKLPLISPTLFFGTVMTAITALQVFDQVYSMTRGGPGAATATLGFFIYQNGFTTYRMGYASSIAWVMFVIIMALTALQFRLQRKWVHYDD; the protein is encoded by the coding sequence ATGACCGTGCAGGCCCAGGATCTCGGAACGCAGGCGGCGGCTGTCCCGCAAGCCCAGGGGGCTCGGCGGCGTCACCGGGCCTTCCGGGCGGAAGGGCGGGCCGCCTTCTGGTTCCTGCTGCCCAGCCTGCTCGGCTTCCTCGCCTTCCTGCTGTTCCCGCTGGTGGCGTCGCTGGCGCTCAGCTTCACCAACTGGCAGCTGCTGAACCAGCCGAAATTCGTCGGCCTCGCCAACTACACCCGGCTGTTCACGGTCGACCCCAGCTTCTGGCGGGCGCTGGTCAACACCGTCTTCTACACGACCGAGTACCTGGTGCTGAATATCGTACTGGCGGTCGGCATGGCGGTCTGGATCTCCAGCCTGCGGTGGGGCAAGCGGTTCTTCCGGCTGATCTTCTTCCTGCCGACCTTCACCCCGATGATCGGCGCCTCGCTGGTCTGGGTGCTGATCTTCACCCCGGGCGGGCTGATGGACTGGCTGGTGCAGTCGCTCGGCCTGCCGATCCCGAACCTGCTGGTCGACCCGGCCTGGGCGATGCAGGCGATCGTCATCGTCTCGCTGTGGTCGGGCTTCGGCTACAACCTGCTGCTGTTCGGCGCGGCGCTGGAATCGATCCCGCAGACCTATCTCGACGCCGCCCAGATCGACGGCGCCACCGCCTGGCAGCGCTTCTGGCGGATCAAGCTGCCGCTGATCTCGCCGACCCTGTTCTTCGGCACGGTGATGACCGCGATCACCGCGCTGCAGGTGTTCGACCAGGTCTATTCCATGACCCGCGGCGGGCCCGGCGCCGCCACCGCGACGCTCGGCTTCTTCATCTACCAGAACGGCTTCACCACCTACCGGATGGGCTACGCCTCCTCGATCGCCTGGGTGATGTTCGTGATCATCATGGCGCTCACGGCGCTCCAGTTCCGGCTGCAGCGGAAATGGGTGCATTATGACGACTAG